The Granulicella sp. 5B5 nucleotide sequence GCAACCACCGCAGTGGCTCTGGCCCAAACCGATGCCGGTGTCCCCGAGACGCCACTCCAGAAGCAGATAGAGCGGCTCGACCTCGGCATAACCGCCGTGGGTATGTACAACACGACCGTAAGCGGCCCAGTGGTCTCGCCGGTCGCCAACCAGGGCAATGGCCCTGTGACCCAGTATGGGTCGAACACGGTGGGCGTGCTTGCGACGATACGTTATATCGCGAAGCCGTACTTCGGGCTCGAGTTCAACTATGGGCAGGCCCGCTATACAGAGCACTACTCTGTGGCACCATTCGAGATCCAGACGAAGGTGCAAGAGTACACATTCGGCTACATCGCCACGCCGCCGCACCCGATCTTCGGACTGCAGCCGTATCTGGGCGCCGGAGCGGGGACGACCGCGTTCCACCCGACCGCCGGTGGCGGCGAAGGCGCTCCTGAGCAGGCCCGCGCGACGTACTACTACACGCTCGGCGTGCAGAAGTACCTCGACGATACCCAGCACTTCGGCTTCCGCGCAGGCTTCCGCCAGGCGTTCTACCTGGACCCCGACTTCGGCCAGAACTACCTGACGATCCTCAAGCACTCCAGCAGTTACGAGCCGCAGATAGGCTTCTACCTGCACTACTAACCGCCCGGCTGCGATGCGATGGAAGGAAGTCTCCGTCGCATTGCGGGGCATGGATGGAGATGGTTCGGGGCGCGGAAAAGCGCTGCCCACCAGCCTCCGCCGCTGCTACACTTTCGCCATGACGGGCCTGAGCCCTTGGAACTGCTGTTGACTCCACTTGCTGTTGAAGGACCATGAGCTACCTCCGCGACCAGAACGACTACCGCGACGACACGCTGGCCAACAAAGAGCACGAGCTGACGCTGAGCTCGGCTGCGATCTTTGGCATCTTCTTCGGCCAGGTTGTGCTGTGCGGCATCTTCTTCGGGTTCGGCTACTCGATGGGCGGACACCGCTCCACCGGCCCGGCGCCGGAGGAGACGACCGCTTCGGCAACATCGTCCAGCGCGGACTTCAGCGGCTTCAAGCCGGCGGCCGGACAGCCCGCGGGCGCGCACACGGACATCCCCGTCGCCGCGCCGTCCACCAGTGCTTCGGCAGAGACGCCTGCTTCTGCGCCGACGTCCGCGGCTGCGGTCCCCACGCCGGAGCCCGTACACATTACGCCTGCAACGGCACCCGCCAGCAGGCCCGTTGCCGCCCCTGTTGCTCGAGTGACACCCGCGGCCGCTCCACTCCCACAAGGGCTATGGGTGCAGGTCGCCGCGATCTCTGCGACGCACCCTGAGGACGCAACGCTGCTGCAGAACGCGTTGCGTACCAAGGGCTATAACGTGAGCCAGCATCCCGGCCCGGACAACTTCATCCACCTGCTGCTGGGCCCGTTCAATGACAGGCCGTCGGCTGAAGCGATGAAGCAACGGCTCGCCGGCGACGGCTATACCGCCTACATCAAGTAACTAACTGGCTGATACGGAACTGACAGGCTCGGCCAACGCGCGCTCCATCGCGGAGCGTACTGCGTCCATCAGCTCTTCTTTGCTGGCGTAATCCGCCGGGTGAATCGGCGGCAGGAACCGCACCACAGCCTCACCAATGCCGGCCTTCGGATAGACCTTCAGGCTGCCCTTGCGCATCATTGCGGCGGTGCCGTAGATCACGATTGGCACCATCGGCGCACCAGTCTCGGCAGCGAGAAAGAACGCGCCTTTCTTGAACGGCAGCAGGTTGCCGTCGGGCGAGCGCGTGCCCTCCGGAAAGATGGTGATGTGCAGGCCGCTATGCAGCGCGTCGGCTGCGGCTTCCACGCTCTTCTGCGCCTCTTCGCGCGAGTGTCCGCGCGATACCGGCACAAACTTACCCATCCGCATCGCCGTGCCCAGCAGCGGGATCTTCATCAGCGACTTCTTCAGGAAGACACTCGTCATGCCCGGAATCACCGGCAACAGCACAGGTGGGTCGAGGTTGGAGACATGGTTGCTGAGGAAGATGCATGACTCGCCCGGCGGGATGTTCTCTGTGCCGGTGACGCGCACGCGAATGCCGCCGAAGCGCACACCCAGCCGGATGACGCCCATACCCCAGCGATACATGGTGCGGAAGTTGCCGCGCAGTGCGGACCATGGAATCCCTACCAGCGCCGCCGGAGCGCCCAGCAGCACAAACACGAACAACATCCGAAGCGCGGCAAACATGTTCCTTCAGAATACCCTGTCTGGCTGCGGCGATGTTTACAATCTGTGCATGACGACGGAACTCAAACAGGCACAGGCGGCAACGCAGTTCGCGCTGCGCCCCGCGACGTTCGACGATGTGCCTGCTATCCTCGCGCTCGTCGAAGCCTCCGTGCGCGGCCTGCAGGCGAACGACTACTCGCCCACGCAGATTGATGCCTCCATCGGCAGCGCATTCGGTGTCGACCGCCAGCTTATCGCCGACCAGACGTACTTCGTCGCCACACCTGTCGACGACCCGGCAACACTCATCGCGTGCGGCGGGTGGAGTTATCGCAGCACACTATGCGGCAGCGATGCCATGTCGGAAACGGTCTGCGGTACGCCGCGCAGCGCCAGCACGCTCAACCCTGCAACCGACTATGCGAAGATTCGAGCGATCTTCGTGCACCCAGCATGGGCGCGCCGCGGGTTGGGCTCGCTCGTGCTTAAGCATTGCGAAGAGGCCGCACAGGCCGCGGGCTACACACGTTTTGAGATGGGCTCAACGCTCACCGGGCTGCATCTCTACTCGCTGAAGGGATACGTTGAATGCTCACGATCAAGCGTGCCACTGCCGAACGGCGAGACGCTTGAGATCGTGCTGATGCAGAAGTCGCTGCCTTTGCAGTAGCTGATGGCTAAGAGCCAGCCAGAGCCTTCGGCAGCTTGGTGTAGATATCGCCGAAGCCGCCGTTGGAGAGGATTGCGACCACATCGCCACTGCGCATGCGCGGCGCAGCGTTCGCAATGATCGCATCCGCATCGGCGCACAACACCGCGGGCACTCCGCGCGCCTGCAAACCGTCCACCACATGCTCAGGATCGAGCCGCTCTGCCGGCGGTATCGCCTCGCTCTTGAAGACTGCCGCGAGCGCAACCTCATCGGCAAGCGCGAGCGACTCCACCAACTCATGCTCAAAGATGCTGCGTCGCAGCGTATTCGAGCGCGGCTCCAGCACCGCCCATAGCCTGCGCCCCGGATAGGCACCCCGCAGCGCGCGCAGCGTCTCGCGGATGGCCGTGGGATGGTGCGCAAAGTCATCGATCACGGTGATGCCCGCAACCTCGGCACGCACTTCGAGCCGTCGCTTCACGCTGCGGAAGCTCGCCAGTGCTTCTACAATCGCTTCAACAGGAATGCCCTGCCCTGCCGCCAGTGCCGCGGCGGCGGTCGCGTTCAACGCGTTGTGCTCTCCGGCCATGGGCAGCGCGAACCGCGCGAACTCTCTGCCCTCGCGCAACAGCGTCCAGCGCATCGTCGCTCCATGCTGCAGATCGACGACGCGCCACATTGAGCTCACTGCAAAGCCATAGCGCTCAACCGCACAGAAGGCCTTCGCACAACACTCGGTTACGTTCTCGCTGCCATCAAACGCAACCAAACGCCCACGCCGCGGGATGAGATTGACCATGCGCTTGAAAGCTGTCTTCACGGCATTCAAGTCCACATAGATGTCAGCGTGGTCGAACTCGACATGCGTCAAGATCGCCGCGTCAGGAAAGTAATGCAGAAACTTCGGGCCTTTATCGAAGAATGCTGTGTCGTACTCATCGCCTTCGAGAATGAAAGGCCGTGTGCCCGGCTCAACATGGAAGCTGGTGCCAAAGTTCTCCGCCACGCCGCCGATGAGGAACGACGGCTTCCACTTCGCATCGCGCTTCGCCGCAGTCTCGTAGATCCACGCGAGCATGCTGGTCGTGGTGGTCTTGCCGTGCGTACCACAGACCACCAGGCGCTCGCGGCCGGTGAGGAACTCCTCATGAATGAGCGCCGCCATGCTCGTCATCGGAATGCGCTCATCGAGCACGCGCTCCAACTCCGGGTTGCCGCGTGAGATCGCGTTGCCGACGACAACGAGGTCTGGCCGCTCGTCCAGGTTGTGTTCGCTGTACGGCTCCATAATGGTGATGCCCATTGCGCGCAGCTGATCGCTCATCGGCGGATAGGCCGCTGTGTCCGAGCC carries:
- a CDS encoding outer membrane beta-barrel protein, producing the protein MIRKATTLYAALLFACTATTAVALAQTDAGVPETPLQKQIERLDLGITAVGMYNTTVSGPVVSPVANQGNGPVTQYGSNTVGVLATIRYIAKPYFGLEFNYGQARYTEHYSVAPFEIQTKVQEYTFGYIATPPHPIFGLQPYLGAGAGTTAFHPTAGGGEGAPEQARATYYYTLGVQKYLDDTQHFGFRAGFRQAFYLDPDFGQNYLTILKHSSSYEPQIGFYLHY
- a CDS encoding SPOR domain-containing protein, with the protein product MSYLRDQNDYRDDTLANKEHELTLSSAAIFGIFFGQVVLCGIFFGFGYSMGGHRSTGPAPEETTASATSSSADFSGFKPAAGQPAGAHTDIPVAAPSTSASAETPASAPTSAAAVPTPEPVHITPATAPASRPVAAPVARVTPAAAPLPQGLWVQVAAISATHPEDATLLQNALRTKGYNVSQHPGPDNFIHLLLGPFNDRPSAEAMKQRLAGDGYTAYIK
- a CDS encoding lysophospholipid acyltransferase family protein gives rise to the protein MFAALRMLFVFVLLGAPAALVGIPWSALRGNFRTMYRWGMGVIRLGVRFGGIRVRVTGTENIPPGESCIFLSNHVSNLDPPVLLPVIPGMTSVFLKKSLMKIPLLGTAMRMGKFVPVSRGHSREEAQKSVEAAADALHSGLHITIFPEGTRSPDGNLLPFKKGAFFLAAETGAPMVPIVIYGTAAMMRKGSLKVYPKAGIGEAVVRFLPPIHPADYASKEELMDAVRSAMERALAEPVSSVSAS
- a CDS encoding GNAT family N-acetyltransferase; its protein translation is MTTELKQAQAATQFALRPATFDDVPAILALVEASVRGLQANDYSPTQIDASIGSAFGVDRQLIADQTYFVATPVDDPATLIACGGWSYRSTLCGSDAMSETVCGTPRSASTLNPATDYAKIRAIFVHPAWARRGLGSLVLKHCEEAAQAAGYTRFEMGSTLTGLHLYSLKGYVECSRSSVPLPNGETLEIVLMQKSLPLQ
- the mpl gene encoding UDP-N-acetylmuramate:L-alanyl-gamma-D-glutamyl-meso-diaminopimelate ligase, with translation MASLAGMLRTQGHRVTGSDTAAYPPMSDQLRAMGITIMEPYSEHNLDERPDLVVVGNAISRGNPELERVLDERIPMTSMAALIHEEFLTGRERLVVCGTHGKTTTTSMLAWIYETAAKRDAKWKPSFLIGGVAENFGTSFHVEPGTRPFILEGDEYDTAFFDKGPKFLHYFPDAAILTHVEFDHADIYVDLNAVKTAFKRMVNLIPRRGRLVAFDGSENVTECCAKAFCAVERYGFAVSSMWRVVDLQHGATMRWTLLREGREFARFALPMAGEHNALNATAAAALAAGQGIPVEAIVEALASFRSVKRRLEVRAEVAGITVIDDFAHHPTAIRETLRALRGAYPGRRLWAVLEPRSNTLRRSIFEHELVESLALADEVALAAVFKSEAIPPAERLDPEHVVDGLQARGVPAVLCADADAIIANAAPRMRSGDVVAILSNGGFGDIYTKLPKALAGS